Part of the Kitasatospora sp. NBC_00374 genome is shown below.
CGCCGTCAACTCGGGCTCCCAGTGGGTCCGGGTCGACCTGTCCTGGCGCAACATCCAGCCGGAGAGCTCCAAGCGGTACGAGTGGCAGCGCTTCGACCGGGTGGTCACGGCCGCCCGGGCACGCGGCCTGACGGTCCTTCCGGTGATCGGCTACACCCCGCGCTGGGCCCAGAAGGTCAGCTGCCCGGGCAACGACCAGTCCTGCCCGCCGGCGAACCCGGAGACCTTCGCCGCCTTCGCCGCCGAGGCGGTCAAGCGGTACGCACCCCAGGGTGTCCACACCTGGGAGATCTGGAACGAGCCCAACATCCCGTTCTGGGCCCCCAAGCCGGACCCGGTCGGCTACACCGAGCTGCTGAAGGCCACCACCAAGTCGATGCGCAAGGCCGACCCCCAGGCCTTCCTGGTGATGGGCGGCCTCGCCGCCGTCGGCACGGACGCGAAGAAGGGGTACATCTCGCAGAGCGAGTTCCTGGCCGAGATCTGCAAGCTGGGAGCGAACCGCCTGGTGGACGCGGTGGGCTACCACCCCTACACCTACCCGTACCTGCCCAGCGCCAAGACCGACTTCGGCACCGCCTTCGAGGACATCAGCAGCGCCCGGGGCAACCTGGTCGCGGTGCTGGACGCCAACGGGACACCGAACCTGCCGATCTGGCTCACCGAGACCGGTGCCCCGACCAACGGCCCCGGCACGGCTGCCGACGGCAAGACCATCCCGCCGGACTCCACGCACGTCACCCCGGCCTTCCAGGCCGAGATCGCCACCGACACCATCCCGGCCGCCGCGGCCAACCCGCACGTCGGCGCGGTGTTCTGGTTCGCCGACCAGGACTCGGGCACCGAGAAGGACAAGGGCCAGCGGTCGAAGTTCTACGGCCTGCGCAGCTTCGACGGCACGCCCAAGCCCGCCCTGGATGCCTGGAAGGCCGCCGTCGGCGCCTACCAGAAGCGCAAGCCGTAGCCCGGGCCCAGCACCCTAGAGCGACCGGAACAGCTCCAGGTAGCGCGCCATCAGCGCGTCCCAGTCGTAGCGCTCCTCGGCCCGCAGGCGGCCCGCCGCCCCCAGCCGGTCGGCGAGCTGCCCGTCCCCGAGCAGCCGGCGGCAGGCCGCCGCCAGCGCCTCGGGATCGCCGGGCGGCACCAGCAGGCCGGTGACCTCGTCGGTCACCACGTGCGGAATGCCGCCCACCGCGGAGCCCACCACCGGAGTGCCGCAGGCCATCGCCTCGACCAGGGCCATGCCGAAGGACTCCGACTCGGTCCGCGAGGGCAGCACCAGGACGGCGGCCGTCCGCACCGCCTCCACCAGGTCGTCGCCCGTCAGCTCGCCGGCCGCCTCGACCCGGTCGCCGACACCGAGCCGCGCCGCGAGCGCCATCTGGTCCGCCAGCGCGTCGCCGCCGCCCACCAGCCGCAGCCGGGCGTCGGGCAGGTCGGCCAGCGCCGCGAACGCCCGGACCAGTACGTCGACCCCCTTCCAGGCCGAGGAACGGTCCAGCCGGCCGACGTACAGCAGCGTGCGGGGCCGGCCCGAGGCGGGCGGTCCCGGGGTGAAGCGCGCGAGGTCGACCCCGGGGCTGATCTCCACGGCCCCTGGGCGGCCCGCCGCCAGCGACACCGGGGAGACGGCCACCAGCGCCCGCGCCCGGTCGAACACCCGCGGGAGCAGGTACCGCTCGTACCCGCCGATCAGCCGGTCCGCCAGACCGTCGTGGGGGCCGCCCTTGTGCATCGAACCGGCGTGGTACGTCAACACGGCCGGCCGGCGGCCGGCCACCGCGACGGCGAGGTCGGCCAGGCCGGGCACGGGCGCGTGCGCGTTGACCACCTCCGCCCCGGTACGGCGCAGCCAGCGGCTCAGCTGGACGGGCCAGAGCGGGCTGAGCGGGGTGTTGGACAGCCGGAGCCAGGTGCCCAGCCGGACCACCCGGACGCCGTCCTCGGTGCTGACCCTGGTGCGCCGGCCCTCGGGGTTGCTGGTGATCACGACCGGCCGCAGGTCCGGAGCGGCGGCCAGCGCACCGACGATCCGCGCCGCGTAGTTCTCCACCCCGCCGACCTTGGGCGGGTAGTACGGGGCGACGACGGCGACCGTACGGGGCGTCACCGGGCGGCCTCCGGTGCCAGGTCCGCGCGCAGCAGACCGACGAACTCCTCGGCGCGGGCCGAGTAGCCGGGCAGGACCGCCCGCAGGTGGCCGCGGTAGTCCTCCTCCTCGGCCACCAGGCGGTCGACCAGGCCGGTCAGCGACTGCGGGGTGGCCTCGGTCATCCGGACCACCCAGTGCTCCAGCCCCAGGTCCGCCATGATCCCGCGGGTCTTGTGGTCGTACTCGACCGCGGCGCACGGCACCCCGGCGACCAGGCCGAAGATGACCGAGTGGAAGCGGGTGCCGAGGATGAGGTCGGCGGTGCCGTAGAGGGCGAAGATGTCGTGGTGGTCGATGCCCTCGTCGTCGACGACGTGCAGCCACGGGCTGTCGACGGCCGCGGCGATCCGGCGGTTGACGATCCGGTCGTCGTCCGCCTGGAAGGTGCAGGTGACCTGGGGCACCAGGACGACCTGGCAGCCGTGCCGTTCCACCAGGTGCCGCACCGCCGCCGCCATGGCCTCCTCGTACGCCGCCTGGCCGGCGGGGTCGAGGAACTGCCGGGCCGTCACCAGCACCAGGCGGGCGTCCGCGGGGATGCCCAGCTCCGTCCGCCAGGCCCGCCGGGAGCGGCTGCGGAAGGCGAAGGCGCTGTCGACCCCGCGGAGCAGGTTCGCGTCGGGCACGCCCGCCTCGGCGAGCCTGGCCACGCTGATCTCCTCGCGCGCCACCACCCGGCGGCTGGCTCCCACCACCGCCCGCATCATCCGCTGCTGACGCCCGGTCGGGAACGGCCCGTACGACTGCGGCGCCAGCACCACCGGCACCCCGAACCGCTGGGCGAGCCAGAGCGGGAACAGCAGGAAGGCGATGCTGAGGTCGGACGGGAAGTCGGCCTTGCCGTTCAGGTAGCCCCCGCCGAGGGACAGCACCAGGTCGGCCTCGGCGAGCGCCCGCACCTCGGCCCGCATCTCCCCGGGCAGCAGTCCGGCGAGCCGGCGGACCACGGCCGGTCCCCCCGGGAGGGCCGCGGTCAGCGCCAGTGCGAGGGCCAGCAGTTTCCGGCCGATCCGGGCCGGACGGGAGACGTCCTCGTCGCCGACGTAGCGGCGGATCGACCCCAGGTTGGGGACGTCGTCGAAGGTCGGCCACCGGCCGGGCTGCTCGAAGCCCGCGATCCTGGTCTCGGCGCCCGGGAAAGCGAGCTGGACCTGCTGGAGCGCCACGCTCAGCAGGGCCGCGTCACCGCGGTTCCCGCGCGCGAACGCATTGACGACGACGACCTTCACTGTGCGGCAACCTCTTCGTAGTGGTCTTCCAGAGCGTCGAGGAACCGTTCGACGCCGTAGCGGTCGGCCCGCGCCGCCGACCCGTCCCCGAGCCGCTGCAGCAGCTCGCGGTCGCCGAGCAGAGCGCCCAGCGCCGTGGCGAGCCCGGCGGCGTCCCCGGGTTCGACCAGCGCGCCGTTGTCCGGGCCGACGAGCTCCGGCAGCCCGCCCACCCGGGACGCCACCAGCGGCCGGCCGAGCTGCAGCGCCTCCAGCGCCACCGTCGGGAAGTTCTCCGGCCAGAGCGACGGCAGTGCCACCACCGAGGCCTCCCGCAGCCGGTCGGCGACGTCCTCCGCCGGCAGCCAGCCGTGGAACGTCACCCGACCGTCGGCGACCAGGTCCGCGGCGGAAGCCTCCAGACGGGCCCGGTCGGAGCCGTCCCCGACGACCGACAGCCGGGCCTGCGGACGGTCCGTCAGCAGCCTGCGGAAGGCGTCCAGCAGGACGTGCACGCCCTTGACCCGCTCCAGCCGGCCCACGAACAGCACCCGGTCGGTCGCGGCCACCGGGGCCGGGGCCGCCGACCGGGCGATCCCGTTGGGCAGCACGAAGACCGGGACGGAGCCGACGTCGGCCCGGACCGCGTCAGCGAACCAGCGGCTGGGCGCGAGGACCCGGTCGACCCGGCGCAGCCGCGGCAGGTAGGCCGGCCGCTGGAGGAACCTCAGATACAGGTAGCGGGCCCGGTCCCCCGGCGTGAGCCGGCCGCCGGAGGCGGCGGAGGCCAGGTTCCAGCGCAGCAGTTCCCGGGTCCAGTCCTCGGGACCGTGCACGGTCAACACCCGGCGGCACCCGCGGGTCGCGGCCAGCACCGCCGGGCTGAACTCGCCGATGGTGTGCAGGTGCACGCAGTCCGGCCGGAACTCCCGTACCGCGCGCGCCACCCGCCGATGGGCCGGCCGGTGCCAGAAGTAGCCGAGCAGCCGCCGCGCCGGGCCACCGGAGATCGCGGGCACCAGCTCGTCAGCGAAGACCTCCCGGCCCTCCGCCAGCAGGTCGGTGGCCACCACCCGCACCTGGTGCCCGCGCGCACCGAGTCCTTCCGCGATCAGCCGGACGCTCTTCTCCGCACCGCCCGCCTCGAACCCGATGTTGACGATCTGCAGCACCCTCATGCGCCGGCCTCCCCACTGCGCGGGGGCAGCGTCGTCCCCCACGGATCCCGCTGCTCCGCCCGCGGCTCCGGCGGGAACCGCTCCGGACGGACCTGCTCGCGCGGATACGCGTCCCGCTGCGGCACCGGCTGCGGGTACGGGCCCGGCGGGTGCTCCCACGGCGGGAGCACCGCGTCCTGGACCGGCGCGGGCGGCTGCTCCCGCTCGGCCGCGCGGGCCCGGCCGCGCCGCCACCCGGGCAGGCCCGCCATCGCGACCAGGCCGGAGGCCAGATTGCCGGCGCCCCAGGCCCAGCCGAGCCAGACCAGGCCCCGGTGGGACCACAGCATGGCCAGCCCGATCGTCACCACCGCGTAGACCACGTTGCTGAACACCAGCGGCCCCATCCGCCGGGTGAGCTTCAGCGCGAAGCTGGCCCAGGTGTTCAGCGCCACGGCGAGCGCGCCGAGCGCCAGCACGGTGAGCAGCGGCCTCGCCTCGGCCGCGTAGGAGCCGCCGAACAGCCGCAGCAGCAGCCCGGCCCCCGCCGCGACGATCAGTGCGGCCGGCACCTGGACCGCGGTCATGATGGCCGCGGAGCGGCGCAGCAGCACGGAGAAGCGCGAGGGGTCGAGGCTGGCCTCCGCGAAGACCGCC
Proteins encoded:
- a CDS encoding cellulase family glycosylhydrolase, giving the protein MVRQSARRQRLLVALVAFVISAGATIMAADSSPSAAKPENAPKPSASASAPGGDKLRIGIAYGDTLTWAKDDELAIGLDDAVNSGSQWVRVDLSWRNIQPESSKRYEWQRFDRVVTAARARGLTVLPVIGYTPRWAQKVSCPGNDQSCPPANPETFAAFAAEAVKRYAPQGVHTWEIWNEPNIPFWAPKPDPVGYTELLKATTKSMRKADPQAFLVMGGLAAVGTDAKKGYISQSEFLAEICKLGANRLVDAVGYHPYTYPYLPSAKTDFGTAFEDISSARGNLVAVLDANGTPNLPIWLTETGAPTNGPGTAADGKTIPPDSTHVTPAFQAEIATDTIPAAAANPHVGAVFWFADQDSGTEKDKGQRSKFYGLRSFDGTPKPALDAWKAAVGAYQKRKP
- a CDS encoding glycosyltransferase family 4 protein, which gives rise to MTPRTVAVVAPYYPPKVGGVENYAARIVGALAAAPDLRPVVITSNPEGRRTRVSTEDGVRVVRLGTWLRLSNTPLSPLWPVQLSRWLRRTGAEVVNAHAPVPGLADLAVAVAGRRPAVLTYHAGSMHKGGPHDGLADRLIGGYERYLLPRVFDRARALVAVSPVSLAAGRPGAVEISPGVDLARFTPGPPASGRPRTLLYVGRLDRSSAWKGVDVLVRAFAALADLPDARLRLVGGGDALADQMALAARLGVGDRVEAAGELTGDDLVEAVRTAAVLVLPSRTESESFGMALVEAMACGTPVVGSAVGGIPHVVTDEVTGLLVPPGDPEALAAACRRLLGDGQLADRLGAAGRLRAEERYDWDALMARYLELFRSL
- a CDS encoding glycosyltransferase family 4 protein; this translates as MRVLQIVNIGFEAGGAEKSVRLIAEGLGARGHQVRVVATDLLAEGREVFADELVPAISGGPARRLLGYFWHRPAHRRVARAVREFRPDCVHLHTIGEFSPAVLAATRGCRRVLTVHGPEDWTRELLRWNLASAASGGRLTPGDRARYLYLRFLQRPAYLPRLRRVDRVLAPSRWFADAVRADVGSVPVFVLPNGIARSAAPAPVAATDRVLFVGRLERVKGVHVLLDAFRRLLTDRPQARLSVVGDGSDRARLEASAADLVADGRVTFHGWLPAEDVADRLREASVVALPSLWPENFPTVALEALQLGRPLVASRVGGLPELVGPDNGALVEPGDAAGLATALGALLGDRELLQRLGDGSAARADRYGVERFLDALEDHYEEVAAQ
- a CDS encoding polysaccharide pyruvyl transferase family protein, producing the protein MKVVVVNAFARGNRGDAALLSVALQQVQLAFPGAETRIAGFEQPGRWPTFDDVPNLGSIRRYVGDEDVSRPARIGRKLLALALALTAALPGGPAVVRRLAGLLPGEMRAEVRALAEADLVLSLGGGYLNGKADFPSDLSIAFLLFPLWLAQRFGVPVVLAPQSYGPFPTGRQQRMMRAVVGASRRVVAREEISVARLAEAGVPDANLLRGVDSAFAFRSRSRRAWRTELGIPADARLVLVTARQFLDPAGQAAYEEAMAAAVRHLVERHGCQVVLVPQVTCTFQADDDRIVNRRIAAAVDSPWLHVVDDEGIDHHDIFALYGTADLILGTRFHSVIFGLVAGVPCAAVEYDHKTRGIMADLGLEHWVVRMTEATPQSLTGLVDRLVAEEEDYRGHLRAVLPGYSARAEEFVGLLRADLAPEAAR